A genome region from Natronosalvus rutilus includes the following:
- the tnpA gene encoding IS200/IS605 family transposase — protein MIIKVGIRRGDYRSHAHSISSCKYHFVWYPKYRHGMLELVRGELAELFQGTAERFGHEIVSMEIATDHVHLFVEADPKWSPAEIAKQFKGYSGRTILKRHPEIKQRYFWGSGLWKDGYYVGTTGVVSEDVVRRYIEETEH, from the coding sequence ATGATAATAAAAGTAGGGATTAGGAGGGGAGACTACAGGAGTCATGCACATTCGATTAGTTCGTGTAAATATCATTTCGTGTGGTATCCGAAGTATCGACATGGGATGTTGGAGTTAGTTCGAGGCGAACTTGCGGAGTTGTTTCAAGGAACTGCTGAACGGTTCGGTCACGAGATTGTGTCGATGGAGATTGCTACTGACCACGTTCACTTGTTCGTGGAGGCTGACCCGAAATGGAGTCCTGCCGAGATCGCCAAGCAATTCAAGGGCTACTCGGGCCGAACGATTCTGAAACGCCATCCAGAAATCAAACAGCGGTATTTCTGGGGAAGTGGGTTGTGGAAGGATGGATACTACGTTGGGACGACTGGTGTTGTTTCCGAGGACGTGGTTCGTCGGTACATCGAGGAGACGGAACACTAG
- a CDS encoding TspO/MBR family protein gives MDGTRRGGISLRSLSRGDVLEALAFVIGVNVVGGLPAVLGGPDSVWFESLEKPAYYPPELAFPVVWTLLFILMGLALWLVWRSSRDGRRLALGLFVVQMAFNVAWTPVFFQFEEVAAALVVIVVLWVLLVATIAAFRRVDRRAAALLVPYLAWVTFASVLNYGIWRLNP, from the coding sequence ATGGACGGCACCCGTCGCGGCGGAATTTCCCTCCGATCGCTCTCGCGAGGCGACGTCCTCGAGGCTCTGGCGTTCGTGATCGGCGTCAACGTCGTCGGCGGGCTCCCCGCGGTGCTCGGCGGCCCCGACAGCGTCTGGTTCGAGAGCCTCGAGAAACCCGCCTACTACCCGCCCGAACTCGCGTTCCCGGTCGTCTGGACGCTCCTCTTTATCCTGATGGGGCTCGCCCTGTGGCTGGTGTGGCGGTCCTCGCGGGACGGCCGACGGCTGGCTCTCGGGCTGTTTGTCGTTCAGATGGCGTTCAACGTCGCCTGGACGCCGGTGTTCTTCCAGTTCGAGGAGGTCGCGGCGGCGCTCGTCGTCATCGTCGTCCTCTGGGTGCTCCTCGTCGCGACCATCGCGGCGTTTCGACGGGTCGACCGGCGTGCGGCGGCGCTGCTGGTGCCGTACCTCGCCTGGGTGACGTTCGCTTCCGTCCTGAACTACGGCATCTGGCGGTTGAACCCCTGA
- the larE gene encoding ATP-dependent sacrificial sulfur transferase LarE, with amino-acid sequence MTLDLEAKRAAAVDDLRTHDGVLVAFSGGVDSSTVAALAHEALGEDAVACTAKSETLPESELEDAKRVAREIGIRHEVVEFSELDSDAFVANDEERCYHCRTMRLGKMLEKARELGIETVCDGTNADDPGAGHRPGLRAVEELEVHSPLLAHDLSKSAVRELADDYGLSVADKPSMACLSSRIPTGLSVTEDRLSRIERAEALVRQWGFEGFRVRDHDGLARIEIDPDELEDALDSAFVEAIRDPLLELGFDHVTLDLHGYRTGSVSPGADSPAEPDAAPNATDGEPLVEDVFAAEYPRANKR; translated from the coding sequence ATGACCCTCGACCTCGAGGCAAAACGCGCGGCCGCCGTCGACGACCTCCGCACCCACGACGGCGTCCTGGTCGCCTTCTCAGGCGGCGTCGACTCGAGCACGGTCGCGGCCCTCGCCCACGAAGCCCTCGGTGAGGACGCGGTCGCCTGTACGGCAAAGAGCGAGACCCTCCCCGAATCGGAACTTGAGGACGCGAAACGCGTCGCCAGAGAAATCGGCATCCGCCACGAGGTCGTCGAGTTCTCCGAACTCGACAGCGACGCCTTCGTCGCGAACGACGAGGAGCGGTGTTACCACTGTCGAACGATGCGTCTGGGGAAGATGCTCGAGAAGGCCCGCGAACTCGGCATCGAGACGGTCTGTGACGGGACCAACGCGGACGACCCTGGCGCCGGCCACCGCCCAGGCCTGCGCGCCGTCGAGGAACTCGAGGTTCACTCGCCGTTGCTCGCGCACGACCTCTCGAAGTCGGCGGTCAGGGAACTGGCCGATGACTACGGCCTCTCCGTGGCCGACAAGCCGTCAATGGCCTGTCTCTCCTCGCGAATCCCGACGGGGCTGTCGGTCACCGAGGACCGCCTCTCGCGCATCGAGCGCGCCGAGGCGCTGGTCCGCCAGTGGGGATTCGAGGGCTTTCGCGTCCGTGACCACGACGGCCTCGCCCGCATCGAAATCGATCCAGACGAACTCGAGGACGCCCTCGACTCAGCCTTCGTCGAGGCGATCCGCGACCCGCTGCTCGAGCTCGGGTTCGATCACGTTACCCTCGACCTCCACGGCTACCGGACGGGGAGCGTGAGTCCCGGTGCGGACAGCCCGGCGGAACCCGACGCCGCACCGAACGCCACCGACGGCGAACCGCTGGTGGAGGACGTGTTCGCGGCGGAGTATCCGCGGGCAAACAAACGATAG
- a CDS encoding DUF7095 family protein — protein sequence MSGFSRDDAVDRVEAILETVDSEPLPVPVREVWIYGDLALGLDPVDRLDVYLTKDILMRDEPKAEAEFEESHGVKGVGKSVRAEWARAHPEHLRANANGHAAPEKCLAAQLLADDEPVHLEVCNARFEDNVTQRLRGARLREDYTQLLDPRGVCLWSDGVRSDDALEKVRNSELAFPTLSGALEMLGMDDAEAQEAAEAVHAWRGEQAGATVRGDVL from the coding sequence ATGAGCGGATTCAGCCGGGACGACGCCGTCGACAGGGTGGAGGCGATCCTCGAGACCGTCGACTCGGAACCACTGCCAGTTCCCGTCCGTGAGGTGTGGATCTACGGCGACCTCGCGCTCGGGCTCGACCCCGTCGACCGTCTGGACGTCTACCTGACGAAGGACATCCTGATGCGCGACGAACCCAAGGCGGAAGCCGAGTTCGAGGAGAGCCACGGCGTCAAGGGTGTCGGTAAGTCAGTTCGGGCCGAGTGGGCCCGCGCCCACCCCGAACACCTCCGAGCCAACGCGAACGGCCACGCCGCCCCCGAGAAGTGCCTCGCCGCGCAGTTGCTCGCCGACGACGAACCGGTCCACCTCGAGGTCTGCAACGCTCGGTTCGAGGACAACGTGACCCAGCGCCTGCGCGGCGCGCGTTTGCGCGAGGACTACACGCAGTTGCTCGACCCACGGGGCGTCTGTCTCTGGTCCGACGGGGTTCGCAGCGACGACGCCCTCGAGAAGGTGCGAAACAGCGAACTGGCATTTCCCACGCTGTCGGGCGCGCTCGAGATGCTCGGGATGGACGACGCGGAGGCCCAGGAGGCCGCGGAGGCGGTCCACGCCTGGCGGGGCGAGCAGGCGGGAGCGACGGTTCGCGGGGACGTCCTGTGA
- a CDS encoding DUF4442 domain-containing protein yields the protein MPESLRTKLARHRFNLFPAYRLAGGRVRYIASDWQEVRVSIPRSWRTKNVFGTTFGGSIYAAIDPIYAMMLVQALENSYVVWDKGATIEFEKPAKETLYARFRLSDAELEEIESILETESSTTRTYAVNIVAADGTRHARAEKEVYVGTDESKRA from the coding sequence ATGCCCGAATCCCTCCGGACGAAACTCGCGCGCCATCGCTTCAATCTCTTTCCGGCCTACCGACTCGCCGGCGGCCGGGTGCGGTACATCGCGAGCGACTGGCAAGAGGTTCGCGTCTCGATCCCGCGTAGCTGGCGGACGAAGAACGTCTTCGGGACGACCTTCGGGGGAAGCATCTACGCCGCAATCGATCCGATTTACGCGATGATGCTCGTCCAGGCACTCGAGAACTCCTACGTCGTCTGGGACAAGGGCGCGACGATCGAGTTCGAGAAGCCGGCCAAAGAGACGCTGTACGCCAGGTTTCGGCTCTCGGACGCGGAACTCGAGGAGATCGAGTCGATCCTCGAGACTGAGTCCTCGACCACCCGGACCTACGCGGTCAACATCGTTGCTGCGGACGGCACCCGTCACGCGAGAGCCGAGAAGGAGGTGTACGTCGGGACCGACGAGTCCAAGCGGGCGTAA
- a CDS encoding alpha/beta fold hydrolase, with translation MRHRTFNDEGEEDLVFVMGFGNRWTHENVSWLVGTLANAGYRVHTFELPTNIDDFKADWLEPVAEYVVDLEEYQLLAHSAGSLVAQALDGADNHVYLSPWWGYNERVPDPVLDLLSQIPTSAPFLPRGETDKSAIGDLATDHQLATSPKWVSPSFVRETRRAQGDLLAIDHDAVVFCSLKDPIIDHQSIGERVPPQHVVLYDGGHELFSSSVRDQYVGLLLTALEGGAHAIEAAHGIYTLEASEDRGDAVDADAGADADTDAGDEADAVDVSN, from the coding sequence ATGCGCCATCGAACCTTCAACGACGAGGGCGAGGAGGACCTCGTCTTCGTCATGGGCTTCGGGAATCGCTGGACTCACGAGAACGTCAGCTGGCTCGTCGGGACGCTCGCCAACGCTGGCTACCGCGTCCACACGTTCGAGCTGCCCACCAACATCGATGACTTCAAAGCCGACTGGCTCGAGCCCGTTGCCGAGTACGTCGTCGACCTCGAGGAGTACCAGCTCCTCGCCCACAGCGCGGGCTCGCTCGTCGCCCAGGCGCTCGACGGCGCGGACAACCACGTCTACCTGAGTCCGTGGTGGGGGTACAACGAGCGGGTTCCCGACCCAGTCCTCGACCTCCTCTCCCAGATTCCGACGAGCGCGCCGTTTCTCCCGCGGGGCGAGACCGACAAGTCGGCCATCGGCGACCTCGCGACGGACCACCAGCTCGCGACCAGCCCGAAGTGGGTCTCGCCGTCGTTCGTCCGGGAGACGCGCCGCGCCCAGGGCGACCTCCTGGCGATCGACCACGACGCCGTCGTCTTCTGCTCGCTCAAAGACCCCATCATCGACCACCAGTCCATCGGCGAGCGGGTGCCGCCCCAGCACGTGGTCCTCTACGACGGCGGTCACGAACTGTTCTCCTCGAGCGTGCGCGACCAGTACGTCGGCCTCCTGTTGACCGCGCTCGAGGGTGGGGCCCACGCGATCGAAGCGGCCCACGGGATCTACACGCTCGAGGCGTCAGAGGACCGTGGCGACGCTGTCGATGCCGACGCTGGTGCTGACGCCGACACCGACGCGGGAGACGAAGCCGACGCCGTCGACGTGAGCAACTAG
- the ncsA gene encoding tRNA 2-thiolation protein NcsA produces MNCNRCDGEAVMHAAYSGAHLCEDHFLESVDKRVRRRIRRDDLVPRDATPENPQTWVIGLSGGKDSVVLTQILSETFAEDPRIELVCLTIHEGIEGYRDESLAACLELTEDLDIRHEVVSYEDEFDVRMDHVVEDDPENMAACAYCGVFRRDLLEKYADCFGADLMLTGHNLDDEAQTALMNFLEGDVSQIAKHFDASLGPLDERRDQDNFVPRAKPLRDIPEKEVALYAHLRDLPAHITECPHSSEAYRGEIQQLLYGLEENHPGTRHSIISGYEELAGIIADRYDEDGDDADLQACTECGSTTTRAVCRKCSLLESIHAV; encoded by the coding sequence ATGAACTGCAACCGGTGCGACGGCGAGGCGGTGATGCACGCCGCCTACTCGGGGGCGCACCTCTGTGAAGACCACTTCCTCGAGTCCGTCGACAAGCGGGTTCGGCGTCGGATTCGCCGCGACGACCTGGTCCCGCGAGACGCGACTCCAGAAAACCCCCAGACGTGGGTAATCGGCCTCTCGGGCGGGAAGGACAGCGTCGTCCTGACACAGATTCTCTCGGAGACGTTTGCCGAGGACCCCCGGATCGAACTCGTCTGTCTCACGATCCACGAGGGGATCGAGGGCTACCGCGACGAGAGCCTGGCGGCCTGTCTCGAGCTGACCGAGGATCTCGACATTCGTCACGAGGTGGTGAGTTACGAGGACGAGTTCGACGTCCGCATGGACCACGTCGTCGAGGACGACCCCGAAAACATGGCCGCTTGCGCCTACTGCGGCGTCTTCCGGCGCGACCTCCTCGAGAAGTACGCCGACTGCTTCGGCGCTGACCTGATGCTCACCGGCCACAACCTCGATGACGAGGCCCAGACGGCCCTGATGAACTTCCTCGAGGGCGACGTCTCCCAGATCGCCAAACACTTCGACGCGAGCCTCGGCCCGCTCGACGAACGCCGGGACCAGGACAACTTCGTTCCCCGGGCCAAACCCCTCCGGGACATCCCCGAGAAGGAGGTCGCCCTCTACGCTCACCTCCGGGACCTGCCCGCACACATCACCGAGTGCCCCCACTCGAGCGAGGCCTACCGCGGCGAGATCCAGCAGCTCCTCTACGGCCTCGAGGAAAATCACCCCGGGACGCGCCACTCCATCATCTCGGGCTACGAGGAACTCGCCGGCATCATCGCCGATCGCTACGACGAAGACGGCGACGACGCCGACCTCCAGGCGTGTACCGAGTGCGGTTCGACGACGACGCGGGCGGTCTGTCGGAAGTGCTCGTTGCTCGAGTCGATCCACGCAGTTTGA
- the ftsZ gene encoding cell division protein FtsZ yields the protein MQDIVQDALENAEEEAKNMDGSLDDDEFGEPRIVIIGCGGAGNNTINRLYNIGVEGAETIAINTDKQHLKMIEADTKILVGKSLTNGLGAGGDPSMGERATEMAQGTIKEVLGDADLVFVTAGMGGGTGTGAAPVASKIAKEQGAIVVGMVSTPFNVERARTVKAEEGLEKLREQADSIIVLDNNRLLDYVPNLPIGKAFSVMDQIIAETVKGISETITQPSLINLDYADMSTIMNQGGVAVMLVGETQDKNKTEEVVRDAMNHPLLDVDYRGASGGLVHITGGPDLTLKEAEGIADNITERLEASANVIWGARIQESYKGKVRVMAIMTGVQSAQVLGPSTQKQADKSRASLEGVTEADFDASQNVRSQQTQERGSGGRRSSSSSSFGAQSDGGRDQLERNNGVDVIR from the coding sequence ATGCAGGACATCGTGCAAGACGCCCTCGAGAATGCCGAAGAAGAGGCCAAGAACATGGACGGCTCCCTCGACGACGACGAGTTCGGGGAGCCCCGAATCGTCATCATCGGATGCGGTGGAGCCGGCAACAACACGATCAACCGGCTGTACAACATCGGTGTCGAAGGCGCGGAGACGATCGCGATCAACACCGACAAGCAGCACCTGAAGATGATCGAGGCCGACACCAAGATCCTTGTGGGCAAGTCGCTCACGAACGGACTGGGCGCCGGCGGCGACCCCTCGATGGGCGAGCGTGCCACCGAGATGGCCCAGGGCACGATCAAGGAGGTCCTCGGGGACGCGGACCTCGTCTTCGTCACGGCCGGCATGGGTGGCGGTACCGGCACCGGTGCCGCTCCCGTCGCCTCGAAGATCGCCAAAGAACAGGGCGCCATCGTCGTCGGGATGGTCTCGACGCCGTTCAACGTCGAACGCGCCCGCACGGTCAAAGCCGAGGAAGGCCTCGAGAAGCTGCGCGAGCAGGCCGACTCGATCATCGTACTGGACAACAACCGGCTGCTCGACTACGTCCCGAATCTGCCGATCGGCAAGGCGTTCTCGGTGATGGACCAGATCATCGCCGAGACCGTCAAAGGCATCTCCGAGACGATCACCCAGCCGAGCCTGATCAACCTGGACTACGCGGACATGTCCACGATCATGAACCAGGGCGGCGTCGCGGTGATGCTCGTGGGGGAGACCCAGGACAAGAACAAGACCGAGGAGGTCGTCCGCGACGCGATGAACCATCCGCTGTTGGACGTCGACTATCGCGGCGCCTCCGGCGGACTGGTCCACATCACTGGCGGCCCCGACCTCACGCTGAAGGAGGCCGAGGGAATCGCCGACAACATCACCGAGCGCCTCGAGGCCTCGGCGAACGTGATCTGGGGCGCCCGGATCCAGGAGAGCTACAAGGGCAAGGTGCGGGTCATGGCGATCATGACCGGCGTCCAGAGTGCGCAGGTGCTCGGCCCGAGTACCCAGAAACAGGCCGACAAGTCCCGCGCCAGCCTGGAGGGCGTGACCGAAGCGGACTTCGATGCGAGCCAGAACGTTCGCTCCCAGCAGACACAGGAGCGAGGATCAGGCGGGCGTCGCTCGAGTTCGAGTTCGAGCTTCGGTGCCCAGAGCGACGGCGGGCGCGACCAGCTCGAGCGCAATAACGGCGTCGACGTCATCCGCTAA
- a CDS encoding ribbon-helix-helix domain-containing protein has translation MERVTLRIPKQQIEEVEQLVETGEFPNRSEAIRSAVREMINDQYEGRHEQPGKRGWAKV, from the coding sequence ATGGAGCGTGTGACACTGCGAATACCGAAACAGCAGATCGAAGAAGTCGAACAGCTGGTCGAGACGGGGGAGTTTCCAAACCGGAGCGAAGCTATCCGTTCGGCCGTGCGAGAAATGATCAACGACCAGTACGAGGGTCGCCACGAACAGCCGGGTAAACGCGGCTGGGCGAAGGTGTAA
- a CDS encoding double zinc ribbon domain-containing protein — translation MGKITFRADDDLVAELEAFDASKSEVMREALRAYLDEQPTDGVDARPTDDARADAPDDSLDALLEERIDSLLERRLSARHSSSGQDVNVSIALEGVEATRARETESTTPAVETHAVDHSSASNGSTRDQPARSMEDRPARGASACGQCGTGLESEHVFCPNCGEKATHRVFCDCGDEVRSDWAFCPSCGRRTPAADVLESNQS, via the coding sequence ATGGGAAAGATCACGTTCCGCGCAGATGACGACCTCGTCGCCGAACTCGAGGCCTTCGACGCCTCGAAGAGCGAGGTCATGCGCGAGGCACTCCGAGCGTACCTGGACGAGCAGCCGACAGACGGCGTCGACGCCCGTCCGACCGACGACGCTCGTGCTGACGCTCCGGACGACAGCCTCGACGCCTTGCTCGAGGAACGGATCGACTCCCTGCTCGAACGACGGCTGTCCGCTCGTCATTCGTCGAGCGGCCAGGACGTCAACGTCTCCATCGCGCTCGAGGGTGTCGAGGCGACGCGCGCACGCGAGACCGAATCCACTACTCCGGCTGTGGAAACGCACGCGGTCGACCACTCGAGCGCCTCGAACGGCTCGACTCGAGACCAACCGGCGCGTTCGATGGAGGACCGTCCCGCTCGAGGCGCAAGCGCATGTGGCCAGTGTGGGACAGGACTCGAGTCCGAACACGTCTTCTGCCCCAACTGCGGGGAGAAGGCGACCCACCGCGTCTTCTGTGACTGCGGGGACGAGGTGCGATCGGACTGGGCGTTCTGTCCGAGCTGTGGGCGTCGAACGCCCGCCGCGGACGTACTCGAGTCGAATCAGTCGTGA
- a CDS encoding PQQ-dependent sugar dehydrogenase: protein MPTRPNRLSRRRLLAATAAASPALAGCSMPDNATESQPDGDGGGERESDGDEPAENTPSNDSGDESPESPLEADLDPTPLLVGLEVPWEIAFTPTDEVFVSERAGRLLRLDAEALLEAADDPIRATDVPDERRQEWPGESIQGIAIHPSYPDPAYVYLYYNVGGANRVGRFDAEASNPEATHEVLLEGIVGDHTIGGEIMFGPDGALWVTAGTAEKTPAQDPGSLGGAVLRLTPDGAPSPDNPDIDGADPRVFSYGHRNPQGIAWLADDTPICVDHGPDGRDEVTVLRPGANYGWPDVQGGPDDPEYESYGAHEDVTPPLVNTGPDDTWAPSACIRYTGDAIPAWRDRLLVGTLQRQSLAVLLLWSSDADAGDSPQSDAAQRFDAPWLDNAYTVTAHHLLEDEFGRIRTVTQAPDGSVLLGTSNHDGMAHEPFPLERDDAIVQLRPS from the coding sequence ATGCCTACCCGGCCAAATCGACTCTCCCGTCGCCGTCTGCTCGCTGCGACTGCGGCCGCTAGCCCCGCGCTCGCCGGTTGTTCGATGCCCGACAACGCCACCGAGTCACAACCGGATGGAGATGGCGGTGGGGAGCGAGAGAGTGATGGCGACGAACCCGCCGAAAACACACCCTCGAACGATTCCGGCGACGAATCACCCGAATCGCCGCTCGAGGCCGACCTCGACCCCACGCCGCTGCTCGTCGGCCTCGAGGTCCCCTGGGAGATCGCGTTTACGCCCACCGACGAGGTCTTCGTCTCCGAACGCGCGGGACGATTGCTGCGCCTGGACGCGGAGGCGCTGCTCGAGGCAGCCGACGATCCGATTCGTGCGACCGACGTCCCGGACGAACGGCGACAGGAGTGGCCGGGCGAGTCGATTCAGGGGATCGCCATCCACCCGTCCTACCCGGATCCCGCGTACGTGTACCTGTATTACAACGTGGGCGGAGCGAACCGCGTCGGTCGATTCGACGCCGAGGCGAGCAATCCGGAGGCGACCCACGAGGTGCTCCTCGAGGGCATCGTCGGGGACCACACGATCGGCGGTGAGATCATGTTCGGTCCCGACGGAGCGCTCTGGGTCACGGCCGGGACCGCCGAGAAGACGCCCGCACAGGACCCCGGGAGCCTCGGCGGGGCGGTTCTCAGGCTGACACCGGACGGCGCCCCCTCGCCGGACAATCCCGACATTGACGGCGCCGACCCCCGTGTGTTCTCCTACGGTCACCGCAACCCGCAGGGAATCGCCTGGCTCGCCGACGACACGCCCATTTGCGTCGACCACGGGCCGGACGGCCGCGACGAGGTGACCGTCCTCCGACCCGGCGCGAACTACGGCTGGCCGGACGTCCAGGGCGGTCCCGACGACCCCGAGTACGAATCCTACGGTGCCCACGAGGACGTCACGCCCCCGCTCGTCAACACCGGGCCGGACGACACGTGGGCTCCCAGCGCGTGCATCCGTTACACCGGCGACGCCATTCCCGCGTGGCGCGACCGCCTCCTGGTCGGGACGCTACAGCGACAGTCCCTCGCGGTCCTCTTGCTCTGGTCGTCCGACGCGGATGCTGGGGATTCGCCCCAAAGCGACGCCGCACAGAGGTTCGACGCGCCCTGGCTGGACAACGCCTACACCGTGACCGCCCACCACCTCCTCGAGGACGAGTTCGGACGAATTCGGACCGTCACGCAGGCTCCAGACGGGAGCGTCCTCCTCGGAACCTCGAACCACGACGGAATGGCCCACGAACCGTTCCCACTCGAGCGCGACGACGCGATTGTGCAGCTTCGCCCCTCCTGA
- a CDS encoding HAD family hydrolase, translating into MTAYDAVIFDSDGVLVRPPTDDVQAEATATAFEAMGVETVDRAVVDELCDGVPAERVRELCRRYDLEPEPFWTAWEDHDERSQFLRFRDGTRGPYDDLEAVETLEQPCGIVSNNHHTTIEFVLEYFDLEHLFETYYGREKSLESLALQKPNGHYLKRALADLDVEAGRALYVGDSESDVLAAHRTGMDSAFVRRDHCRDVELSEAPTYEVAGLDAIPQIVR; encoded by the coding sequence GTGACAGCCTACGACGCGGTTATCTTCGACAGCGACGGCGTGCTCGTGCGCCCGCCGACCGACGACGTCCAGGCAGAGGCGACGGCGACCGCGTTCGAAGCGATGGGCGTCGAGACCGTCGACCGGGCGGTCGTCGACGAACTTTGTGACGGCGTCCCCGCCGAGCGAGTCCGGGAACTCTGTCGCCGGTACGACCTCGAGCCGGAGCCGTTCTGGACGGCCTGGGAGGATCACGACGAACGATCCCAGTTTCTCCGGTTCAGGGACGGAACGCGCGGGCCGTACGACGACCTCGAGGCAGTCGAGACACTCGAGCAACCCTGTGGGATCGTCAGCAACAACCATCACACCACGATCGAGTTCGTCCTCGAGTACTTCGACCTCGAGCACCTGTTCGAGACGTATTACGGTCGGGAGAAGTCCCTCGAGAGCCTGGCGTTGCAGAAGCCGAACGGACACTACCTCAAACGGGCGCTGGCCGACCTCGACGTCGAGGCCGGTCGTGCGCTGTACGTGGGGGATAGCGAGAGCGACGTGCTCGCCGCCCACCGGACGGGAATGGACTCGGCGTTTGTCAGGCGAGACCACTGTCGAGACGTCGAACTTTCCGAGGCCCCGACCTACGAGGTGGCTGGACTGGACGCGATTCCGCAGATCGTGCGGTAG
- a CDS encoding DUF5789 family protein encodes MSDQPPDADSSAGSNQQDPDSERVQENARERQSSRAESTEDILETVETHLGDLEYPVSSEEIAAEYGSEPIDLPNETETLGSVFDRLAGETYDTPEEAREAIFGQLTGEAGGRTEANPERDLESLDEAEQGSPSESGGSGL; translated from the coding sequence ATGAGCGACCAGCCACCAGACGCCGACTCGAGTGCGGGTTCTAACCAGCAAGACCCCGATTCCGAGCGTGTCCAGGAAAACGCGCGAGAGCGCCAGTCGTCCCGGGCGGAGTCGACCGAGGACATCCTCGAGACCGTCGAAACGCACCTCGGCGACCTCGAGTATCCCGTCTCGAGCGAAGAAATCGCCGCCGAGTACGGAAGTGAACCGATCGACCTGCCCAACGAGACCGAGACGCTGGGAAGCGTCTTCGACCGGCTGGCCGGCGAGACCTACGACACGCCGGAGGAGGCCCGCGAGGCAATCTTCGGCCAGCTGACCGGCGAGGCGGGCGGGCGAACCGAGGCGAATCCGGAGCGCGACCTCGAATCGCTGGACGAGGCGGAACAGGGGTCGCCGAGCGAGAGCGGTGGCAGTGGTCTCTGA
- the pcp gene encoding pyroglutamyl-peptidase I — protein sequence MSTIIVTGYEPFGEFETNPASQLATALDGTRVAGATVVGRELPVAFDRARPALVEHLERHDPTLVVSLGLAAGRPALSLEHVGINLRDTAGTPDNDDHSVLDDPVDVEGPDAYFSTLPVREMQTTMLEAGVPTTLSTSAGTHLCNDILYATRQYVETNDLEIRSGFVHVPLSHEQAATRETTQPSMALETMRRGLEVGIETALEE from the coding sequence ATGTCGACGATTATCGTGACGGGCTACGAACCGTTCGGCGAGTTCGAAACGAATCCGGCAAGCCAACTGGCCACAGCGCTCGACGGCACGCGAGTGGCAGGGGCGACCGTCGTCGGTCGCGAACTTCCGGTAGCCTTCGACCGGGCACGTCCCGCGCTCGTCGAACACCTCGAGCGCCACGACCCGACGCTGGTCGTCTCGCTCGGCCTGGCCGCCGGTCGACCCGCGCTCTCGCTCGAGCACGTGGGGATCAACCTCCGCGACACCGCGGGGACGCCGGACAACGACGACCACTCGGTCCTGGACGATCCGGTCGACGTCGAGGGGCCGGACGCGTACTTCTCGACGCTTCCGGTTCGCGAGATGCAAACGACCATGCTCGAGGCGGGCGTTCCGACGACGTTGTCGACGTCGGCGGGCACCCACCTCTGTAACGATATCCTCTACGCGACACGCCAGTACGTCGAGACGAACGACCTCGAGATTCGGTCGGGTTTCGTCCACGTCCCGCTGAGCCACGAGCAGGCGGCCACTCGCGAGACCACGCAGCCGAGCATGGCGCTCGAGACGATGCGACGCGGGCTCGAGGTCGGTATCGAAACCGCGCTCGAGGAGTGA